A window from Peromyscus eremicus chromosome 1, PerEre_H2_v1, whole genome shotgun sequence encodes these proteins:
- the Znf574 gene encoding zinc finger protein 574, with the protein MTEESEETFLYIEHRYVCSECNQLYGSLEEVLVHQNSHVPQQHFELVGVADPGITVATDAASGTGLYQTLIQESQYQCLECGQLLLSPSQLLEHQELHLKMMAPQEAVPAEPPPKVPPLNSSTIHYECVDCKALFASQELWLNHRQMHLRATPTKAPAPVVLGSPVVLGPPVGQARVAVDHSYRKAEEGGEGAAVPSAAAATTEMVTEVELLLYKCSECSQLFQLPADFLEHQATHFPAVPEAEEPAAKQETLIPSPTEVPVSLPEPLPASDHSYELRNGEAIGRDRRGRKPRRNNNGEPSGSATQELFCSACDQLFLSPHQLQQHFRSHQEGVFKCPLCSRVFPSPSGLDQHLGDHSSESHFLCVDCGLAYGTEALLLAHRRAHTPNPLHSCPCGKTFVNLTKFLYHRRTHGAGGIPLPPAPVLPEEPAVSFPEPAPAETREPEAPELPTAEENPAEPPAPGIYRCLLCSREFVKALQLTRHQRFVHRLERRHKCSICGKMFKKKSHVRNHLRTHTGERPFSCPDCSKPFNSPANLARHRLTHTGERPYRCGDCGKAFTQSSTLRQHRLVHAQHFPYRCQECGLRFHRPYRLLMHRYHHTGEYPYKCRECPRSFLLRRLLEVHQLVVHAGRQPHHCPSCGAAFPSSLRLYEHRCAAAAAQAPRRFECGTCGKKVGSAARLQAHEAAHAAAGPGEVLAKEPPAPRASRATRTPVTPSPTALSGAASAAPAAPARRRGLECSECKKLFSTETSLQVHRRIHTGERPYPCPDCGKAFRQSTHLKDHRRLHTGERPFACEVCGKAFAISMRLAEHRRIHTGERPYSCPDCGKSYRSFSNLWKHRKTHQQQHQAAVRQQLAEAEAAVGLAVMETAVEALPLVEAIEIYPLAEAEGVQISG; encoded by the coding sequence ATGACTGAGGAGAGTGAGGAGACATTCCTGTATATTGAGCATCGCTATGTCTGCTCTGAGTGCAACCAGCTCTATGGATCCTTGGAGGAGGTGCTTGTGCACCAGAACTCTCACGTGCCCCAGCAGCACTTTGAGCTGGTGGGCGTGGCTGACCCTGGAATCACGGTGGCCACAGATGCAGCATCAGGTACAGGCCTATATCAGACCCTCATACAGGAGAGCCAGTACCAGTGTCTCGAGTGTGGGCAGCTGCTTCTGTCGCCTAGCCAGCTCCTGGAGCACCAGGAGCTGCACCTGAAGATGATGGCCCCCCAGGAGGCAGTGCCAGCTGAGCCACCACCCAAGGTGCCCCCCTTAAACTCCAGCACCATTCATTACGAGTGTGTGGATTGTAAGGCTCTCTTTGCCAGCCAAGAACTGTGGCTGAACCATCGGCAGATGCATCTCAGGGCCACGCCCACCAAGGCTCCTGCCCCAGTTGTCTTGGGGTCCCCAGTTGTCTTAGGCCCGCCTGTGGGCCAGGCCCGAGTGGCTGTGGACCATTCATACCgaaaagcagaggaaggtggagaagGGGCTGCCGTCCCGTCTGCAGCTGCCGCCACTACTGAGATGGTGACAGAGGTGGAGCTGCTCCTGTACAAGTGCTCTGAGTGCTCCCAGCTCTTCCAGCTGCCCGCCGACTTTCTGGAGCACCAGGCCACCCACTTCCCTGCCGTCCCAGAGGCTGAGGAGCCTGCTGCAAAGCAGGAAACCCTGATCCCCTCACCCACCGAGGTGCCAGTGTCTCTGCCTGAGCCCCTGCCAGCCTCTGACCATAGTTACGAGCTGCGCAATGGGGAGGCCATTGGACGGGATCGCCGGGGGCGGAAGCCCCGGAGGAACAACAATGGAGAGCCCAGTGGGTCAGCCACCCAGGAACTCTTTTGCTCAGCCTGTGATCAGCTCTTTCTCTCGCCCCACCAGCTACAGCAGCACTTTCGGAGTCACCAGGAGGGTGTCTTTAAGTGTCCCCTGTGCAGTCGTGTCTTCCCCAGCCCTTCTGGTCTGGATCAGCACCTTGGTGACCACAGCAGTGAATCTCATTTCCTATGTGTAGACTGTGGCCTGGCCTACGGCACAGAAGCCCTTCTCTTGGCCCACCGGCGAGCCCATACTCCAAATCCTCTGCATTCGTGTCCCTGTGGGAAGACCTTTGTCAACCTTACCAAGTTCCTTTATCACCGGCGTACCCATGGGGCAGGAGGTATCCCTTTGCCCCCAGCACCAGTTCTGCCAGAGGAGCCCGCTGTTAGCTTTCCTGAGCCAGCCCCTGCAGAGACTAGAGAGCCAGAGGCCCCAGAGCTCCCCACAGCTGAGGAGAATCCAGCAGAGCCTCCGGCTCCGGGCATTTACCGCTGCCTCCTGTGTAGCCGTGAGTTTGTCAAGGCATTACAGCTGACCCGGCACCAGCGTTTTGTGCACAGGCTGGAACGGCGCCATAAATGCAGCATTTGTGGCAAGATGTTCAAGAAGAAGTCTCATGTGCGGAACCATCTGCGCACACACACCGGGGAACGTCCCTTCTCCTGCCCTGACTGTTCCAAGCCCTTCAACTCACCTGCCAACCTGGCCCGCCACCGGCTCACACACACAGGGGAACGACCCTACCGGTGTGGGGACTGTGGCAAGGCTTTCACTCAGAGCTCCACTCTGAGGCAGCATCGTCTGGTGCATGCCCAGCATTTCCCCTACCGCTGCCAGGAGTGTGGACTGCGTTTTCACCGCCCTTACCGTCTGCTCATGCACCGCTACCACCACACAGGCGAGTACCCCTACAAGTGTCGAGAGTGCCCCCGCTCCTTCTTGCTGCGCCGGCTGCTAGAGGTGCACCAGCTTGTGGTCCATGCTGGGCGCCagccccaccactgcccatcctGTGGGGCTGCCTTCCCCTCCTCGCTGCGGCTTTATGAGCACCGCTGTGCAGCCGCCGCTGCCCAGGCCCCACGGCGCTTTGAGTGTGGGACCTGTGGCAAGAAAGTGGGCTCTGCTGCTCGACTGCAGGCCCATGAAGCTGCCCATGCTGCTGCTGGTCCTGGAGAAGTCTTGGCTAAGGAGCCCCCGGCGCCCAGGGCCTCACGGGCCACTCGCACACCGGTCACTCCCTCCCCAACAGCCCTTAGTGGTGCAGCCTCTGCGGCCCCTGCGGCCCCTGCCCGGCGGCGTGGCCTGGAATGCAGTGAGTGCAAGAAGCTGTTCAGCACAGAGACATCACTGCAGGTGCACCGACGGATCCACACAGGTGAGCGGCCGTACCCATGTCCAGACTGTGGCAAGGCCTTCCGCCAGAGTACCCATCTGAAAGACCACCGGCGCTTACACACAGGTGAGCGGCCCTTTGCCTGTGAAGTGTGTGGCAAGGCTTTTGCCATCTCCATGCGCCTGGCAGAGCATCGCCGCATTCACACGGGTGAACGGCCCTACTCCTGCCCTGACTGTGGCAAGAGCTACCGCTCCTTCTCCAACCTCTGGAAGCACCGCAAGACTCACCAGCAGCAGCATCAGGCGGCAGTGCGGCAGCAGCTGGCCGAGGCCGAGGCCGCTGTGGGCCTGGCCGTGATGGAAACGGCAGTGGAGGCCCTGCCCCTTGTGGAGGCCATTGAGATCTACCCTTTAGCAGAGGCTGAGGGGGTCCAGATCAGCGGCTGA